The genome window TGTCCGCGAGAAATTCGAAGGAATCACTGCGTCGTATTTGGGATACGGACCTTCAATCAATTTCGAAAAGACTTGAACGCCTTCGCTCGTGAAAAGAAGATTCTTGTCCGAAACGCGAATTTCTAAAGTCGCTTCCGGAGAAATGCTTTTGAGCGCATATTGCACTGCTTTCGGCGGGAGAATCACTCCGTGTTCGAGACTGCAATTTTCCACATCGATGAACGCTTTTCCCAAACGATGTCCGTCGGTTGCGACCATGACGAGTTGATTGTCTTTGACTTCGATGTAGGCGCCGTTTAAACTAGCGCGAGTGGGATCGTTCGAAGTGGCGAAAAGAGTTTTGCCTGCGAGAAATTCGAGTTCGCTTTTTCCCAACTGGAAAGAAGTTCCGTTTTCCATTTCGGGGAACGGAGGAAAGTCGTCGATGCTAAAGCCGGTGATCGACGCTTTGCCGCGTTCGCTCCAACGAATGGTAACGAGATAGTCGACAACTTCTAACGAAAGATTGACAATCTTCGGATCGATTAAACTCTTGACCAAATCCAAAAGTTTGCGGGCGTTGATGACGACAGCGCCATCGAGTTCTCCTTGAACATCGACGCGAATGCGAATCCCGAGG of Hallerella porci contains these proteins:
- the dnaN gene encoding DNA polymerase III subunit beta, whose amino-acid sequence is MKFQIEKAKFLNALNLVSGAIPNKATIQVLNNFALRLEGNSLEVSATDLDLGIRIRVDVQGELDGAVVINARKLLDLVKSLIDPKIVNLSLEVVDYLVTIRWSERGKASITGFSIDDFPPFPEMENGTSFQLGKSELEFLAGKTLFATSNDPTRASLNGAYIEVKDNQLVMVATDGHRLGKAFIDVENCSLEHGVILPPKAVQYALKSISPEATLEIRVSDKNLLFTSEGVQVFSKLIEGPYPKYDAVIPSNFSRTVQVNRTDFINKISSVISMANSRTRMIRLQLDGNQMELSANDPNVGGDSTEAISVTHEGEGVYSIGFNGSYLSDVLKLAQSDDVILKMNGPVSACVIEPVGSDMNCMFLLMPLRLVED